A DNA window from Brassica napus cultivar Da-Ae chromosome A4, Da-Ae, whole genome shotgun sequence contains the following coding sequences:
- the LOC106446215 gene encoding probable protein S-acyltransferase 6, with protein MYAVTPPQRSDLGSNYGLRVYQTWKGSNIFCLQGRFIFGPDARSLGLTISLIVVPVIVFCIFVASKLMDDFSDTWGVSIVTVAVVFTIYDIILLMLTSGRDPGIIPRNSHPPEPEVIDGNSGTSQTPRLPRVKEVEVNGNIFKVKYCDTCMLYRPPRCSHCSICNNCVERFDHHCPWVGQCIAQRNYRFFFMFVFSTTLLCVYVLAFCCVYIRKIKESEDITIWKAMLKTPASIALIIYTFICMWFVGGLTGFHLYLISTNQTTYENFRYSYDRRSNPHNKGVVDNFKEIFCSAIPPSKNSFRAMVPREAAPMPSRSAVGGFMSPNMGRGNDEIEMGRKGVWAMAEHGDDKNGSNNERFHVNDDELGDIRTTTDDDEQSGSRPNIHPRHSSWEMSPEVMALASRRT; from the exons atgtatGCAGTGACGCCTCCTCAAAGATCCGATTTGGGATCCAACTACGGTTTGCGGGTCTATCAAACATGGAAAGGAAGCAAT ATATTTTGTCTTCAGGGAAGGTTTATATTCGGGCCAGACGCAAGATCACTTGGTCTGACCATAAGTCTCATCGTGGTCCCTGTTATAGTCTTCTGCATCTTTGTTGCAAGCAAGCTAATGGATGACTTCTCTGATACTTGGGGAGTCTCAATAGTCACTGTCGCTGTTGTCTTCACCATTTAT GACATAATTCTTCTGATGCTTACATCCGGAAGAGATCCAGGGATCATCCCAAGAAACTCTCATCCTCCTGAGCCTGAAGTTATCGATGGAAACTCAGGGACTAGCCAAACTCCAAGACTCCCTCGAGTAAAGGAAGTGGAAGTTAACGGAAACATATTTAAGGTCAAGTACTGTGACACTTGCATGCTCTACAGACCACCTCGCTGCTCACATTGCTCCATCTGCAACAACTGTGTTGAAAGATTTGACCATCACTGTCCTTGGGTTGGTCAATGTATTGCCCAA AGGAATTATCGGTTCTTCTTCATGTTTGTCTTCTCCACGACTCTTCTCTGTGTATACGTGTTGGCCTTTTGCTGTGTCTATATAAGGAAGATCAAAGAATCTGAAGATATAACCATTTGGAAAGCAATGCTCAAAACTCCTGCCTCCATTGCTCTTATAATCTACACATTCATATGTATGTGGTTCGTTGGAGGCTTAACAGGCTTCCATCTCTATCTCATCAGCACTAATCAG ACTACATATGAGAATTTCAGATACAGTTATGACCGGCGTAGCAACCCACATAACAAAGGAGTGGTTGATAACTTTAAAGAAATCTTTTGTTCTGCGATACCTCCTTCAAAGAACAGTTTCAGAGCTATGGTACCTAGAGAAGCAGCTCCAATGCCGTCAAGATCAGCTGTTGGCGGTTTTATGAGTCCAAACATGGGGAGAGGTAATGATGAGATTGAAATGGGGAGGAAAGGTGTGTGGGCAATGGCTGAACATGGTGATGACAAGAACGGTAGTAATAATGAGCGGTTTCATGTCAACGACGATGAGTTAGGTGACATTAGGACCACAACGGATGATGATGAACAAAGTGGTAGTAGGCCTAACATTCACCCTAGGCACTCAAGCTGGGAGATGTCACCAGAGGTTATGGCCTTAGCATCAAGAAGAACTTAG
- the LOC106446214 gene encoding double-stranded RNA-binding protein 5 isoform X1, translated as MYKNQLQELAQRSCFSLPSYTCIREGPDHAPRFKASVNFNGEIFKSPTYCSTLRQAEHAAAEVSLNVLSSRVPSKSLTAKILDETGIYKNLLQETAHRAGLDLPMYTSVRSGSYHFPAFSCTVELAGMSFTGESAKTKKQAEKNAAIAAWSSLKKMASLDSMGGKENGEEKEQEVVARVLSRFKPKEVRRRETTNQWRRRTSQQDTNKDLSERLRWINLLTYEPSKSQASRTNLSTIQRDVLAKKKKQFKGISLQEAKEETEMMITTKSFPLPVAAHHKAKLNESSSGGCSNQIPFSDRGRFSFVGGCNRLAPAVQIRSVIPVFAAPASKPNPSPSTSSSSSSSSSSSSSSSSSINSCSVPKTPGLGGQEKNLTQTKKVDQTHD; from the exons ATGTATAAGAATCAGCTGCAAGAGCTTGCACAGAGAAGCTGTTTCAGCTTACCATCATATACTTGCATAAGAGAAGGACCAGATCATGCTCCAAGATTCAAAGCTTCTGTCAACTTCAACGGTGAGATATTTAAGAGTCCCACTTACTGTTCCACTCTCAGACAAGCTGAGCATGCAGCTGCTGAAGTTTCACTAAATGTCCTTTCCTCTAGAGTCCCTTCTAAATCCTTGACTGCAAAGATTCTT GATGAGACAGGAATTTACAAGAACTTGCTACAAGAGACAGCACATAGAGCTGGTCTTGATCTGCCAATGTACACAAGTGTGAGATCAGGATCTTATCACTTCCCAGCTTTCTCTTGCACTGTGGAGCTTGCTGGGATGAGTTTCACTGGAGAATCAGCAAAGACAAAGAAACAAGCTGAGAAAAACGCAGCCATTGCAGCTTGGTCCTCTTTGAAAAAAA TGGCAAGCTTGGATTCTATGGGAGGAAAGGAAAATGGGGAAGAGAAGGAACAAGAAGTAGTAGCAAGAGTACTTTCAAGATTTAAACCCAAAGAAGTGAGAAGAAGAGAGACCACAAACcaatggagaagaagaacaagtcaACAAGATACAAACAAGGACTTGTCTGAGAGATTGAGATGGATCAATCTATTAACCTATGAACCTTCAAAAAGCCAGGCTTCAAGAACAAACCTTTCAACAATTCAAAGGgatgttttagcaaaaaaaaaaaaacaattcaaaggGATATCATTACAAGAAGCTAAGGAAGAGACAGAGATGATGATCACCACAAAGTCGTTTCCTTTGCCAGTGGCTGCTCATCATAAAGCCAAACTCAACGAATCATCGAGCGGCGGATGTAGTAACCAAATTCCATTTTCCGACAGAGGCAGGTTCAGTTTCGTCGGAGGTTGTAATAGGCTAGCTCCAGCGGTTCAGATCagatcagtgattccagttttcgcAGCTCCGGCATCAAAACCAAATCCTAGTCCTagcacatcatcatcatcatcatcatcatcatcatcatcatcatcatcatcatcatctataaACTCTTGCTCTGTTCCAAAGACGCCGGGATTGGGAGGTCAAGAGAAGAATCTAACCCAAACGAAAAAAGTGGATCAAACCCATGATTAG
- the LOC106446217 gene encoding omega-hydroxypalmitate O-feruloyl transferase, translating to MVAENNNKEVTLSASVEKNNMKEPNIHLEVLQKEPAALVKPESETPKGLYFLSNLDQNIAVIVRTIYCFKSEERGNEEAVQVIKKALSQVLVHYYPLAERLTISPEGKLTVDCTEEGVVFVEAEANCKMDEIGDITKPDPETLGKLVYDVVEAKNILEVPPVTAQVTKFKCGGFVLGLCMNHCMFDGIGAMEFVNSWGQAARGLPLTTPPFSDRTILTARNPPKIENLHQEFEEIEDKSNINSLYSKEPTLHRSFCFDPEKIKKLKLQATENSESLLGNSCTTFEALSAFVWRARTKSLKMLNDQKTKLLFAVDGRAKFEPPLPKGYFGNGIVLTNSICEAGELTEKPLSFAVGLVREAIKMVTDGYMRSAIDYFEVTRARPSLSSTLLITTWSRLGFHTTDFGWGEPVLSGPVALPEKEVTLFLSHGEERRSINVLLGLPASAMDVFQELFLQI from the exons ATG GTTGCGGAAAACAACAACAAGGAAGTGACACTCTCTGCCTCAGTGGAGAAAAACAACATGAAAGAACCAAACATTCATCTCGAGGTTCTTCAAAAGGAACCAGCTGCTTTGGTCAAACCCGAATCCGAGACACCAAAGGGTCTTTACTTCTTGTCCAATCTTGACCAGAACATCGCCGTGATCGTCCGTACAATCTACTGTTTCAAATCTGAGGAGAGAGGGAACGAGGAAGCAGTACAAGTGATCAAGAAAGCCCTGAGTCAAGTACTTGTTCATTACTATCCTCTTGCTGAACGCCTCACCATAAGTCCTGAAG GTAAACTCACTGTGGACTGTACTGAAGAAGGAGTTGTGTTTGTGGAAGCTGAAGCAAACTGTAAGATGGATGAGATTGGTGACATCACCAAACCAGACCCTGAAACATTAGGGAAACTTGTCTATGATGTTGTAGAAGCCAAGAATATTCTTGAAGTCCCTCCTGTTACTGCTCAG GTGACTAAATTCAAGTGTGGAGGGTTTGTTCTTGGACTATGTATGAACCATTGTATGTTCGACGGTATTGGAGCTATGGAGTTCGTTAACTCATGGGGTCAAGCCGCTAGAGGCTTACCATTAACAACTCCTCCTTTCTCGGACAGAACCATTCTCACCGCTAGAAACCCTCCAAAGATCGAGAACCTTCACCAAGAATTCGAAGAGATCGAAGATAAGTCGAACATCAACTCTCTTTACAGCAAAGAGCCAACTCTCCATAGATCCTTCTGCTTTGATCCCGAGAAAATCAAGAAACTTAAGCTCCAAGCAACAGAGAACAGTGAATCTCTCCTAGGTAACTCCTGCACGACTTTCGAAGCTTTGTCTGCGTTTGTGTGGAGAGCAAGAACCAAGTCGCTGAAGATGTTGAATGATCAGAAAACGAAGCTTCTCTTCGCCGTCGACGGTAGAGCCAAGTTTGAGCCTCCACTTCCCAAAGGGTATTTTGGGAATGGAATTGTTCTCACAAACTCGATCTGTGAAGCTGGAGAGCTAACCGAGAAACCGTTGAGTTTCGCTGTTGGATTGGTAAGAGAGGCGATTAAGATGGTAACTGATGGATACATGAGATCTGCCATTGATTACTTTGAAGTAACAAGAGCGAGACCATCTCTTTCTTCGACTCTTCTGATCACTACATGGTCGAGATTAGGTTTTCACACCACAGACTTCGGTTGGGGAGAACCGGTTTTGTCCGGTCCAGTGGCTTTGCCTGAGAAAGAAGTGACTCTGTTCTTGTCTCATGGAGAAGAGAGGAGAAGCATCAATGTGCTTCTTGGTCTTCCTGCTTCAGCTATGGATGTGTTTCAAGAACTGTTTTTACAGATATGA
- the LOC106446214 gene encoding double-stranded RNA-binding protein 5 isoform X2 — protein sequence MYKNQLQELAQRSCFSLPSYTCIREGPDHAPRFKASVNFNGEIFKSPTYCSTLRQAEHAAAEVSLNVLSSRVPSKSLTAKILDETGIYKNLLQETAHRAGLDLPMYTSVRSGSYHFPAFSCTVELAGMSFTGESAKTKKQAEKNAAIAAWSSLKKMASLDSMGGKENGEEKEQEVVARVLSRFKPKEVRRRETTNQWRRRTSQQDTNKDLSERLRWINLLTYEPSKSQASRTNLKQFKGISLQEAKEETEMMITTKSFPLPVAAHHKAKLNESSSGGCSNQIPFSDRGRFSFVGGCNRLAPAVQIRSVIPVFAAPASKPNPSPSTSSSSSSSSSSSSSSSSSINSCSVPKTPGLGGQEKNLTQTKKVDQTHD from the exons ATGTATAAGAATCAGCTGCAAGAGCTTGCACAGAGAAGCTGTTTCAGCTTACCATCATATACTTGCATAAGAGAAGGACCAGATCATGCTCCAAGATTCAAAGCTTCTGTCAACTTCAACGGTGAGATATTTAAGAGTCCCACTTACTGTTCCACTCTCAGACAAGCTGAGCATGCAGCTGCTGAAGTTTCACTAAATGTCCTTTCCTCTAGAGTCCCTTCTAAATCCTTGACTGCAAAGATTCTT GATGAGACAGGAATTTACAAGAACTTGCTACAAGAGACAGCACATAGAGCTGGTCTTGATCTGCCAATGTACACAAGTGTGAGATCAGGATCTTATCACTTCCCAGCTTTCTCTTGCACTGTGGAGCTTGCTGGGATGAGTTTCACTGGAGAATCAGCAAAGACAAAGAAACAAGCTGAGAAAAACGCAGCCATTGCAGCTTGGTCCTCTTTGAAAAAAA TGGCAAGCTTGGATTCTATGGGAGGAAAGGAAAATGGGGAAGAGAAGGAACAAGAAGTAGTAGCAAGAGTACTTTCAAGATTTAAACCCAAAGAAGTGAGAAGAAGAGAGACCACAAACcaatggagaagaagaacaagtcaACAAGATACAAACAAGGACTTGTCTGAGAGATTGAGATGGATCAATCTATTAACCTATGAACCTTCAAAAAGCCAGGCTTCAAGAACAAACCTT aaacaattcaaaggGATATCATTACAAGAAGCTAAGGAAGAGACAGAGATGATGATCACCACAAAGTCGTTTCCTTTGCCAGTGGCTGCTCATCATAAAGCCAAACTCAACGAATCATCGAGCGGCGGATGTAGTAACCAAATTCCATTTTCCGACAGAGGCAGGTTCAGTTTCGTCGGAGGTTGTAATAGGCTAGCTCCAGCGGTTCAGATCagatcagtgattccagttttcgcAGCTCCGGCATCAAAACCAAATCCTAGTCCTagcacatcatcatcatcatcatcatcatcatcatcatcatcatcatcatcatcatctataaACTCTTGCTCTGTTCCAAAGACGCCGGGATTGGGAGGTCAAGAGAAGAATCTAACCCAAACGAAAAAAGTGGATCAAACCCATGATTAG
- the LOC106449655 gene encoding uncharacterized protein LOC106449655: MLKLVDMEKKLIMLLLLLQLLSLNSLSLGQSSSIPTANITVMGLVYCDVCFNNSFSKHSYFMPGVEVSIICRFKAASSRTREMLTFSANRTTDELGLYKLDITSVEGVSCAAEDDKDSLMASCQASLISSSSESCNVPGYKTTTDQVVFDSKMSNLCVYGFTALNFRPFEKNIDLCGK; this comes from the exons ATGTTGAAGCTTGTGGACATGGAAAAGAAACTGATAATGCTACTGTTGCTTCTGCAACTTCTGTCCTTAAACTCTCTGTCTCTAGGACAGTCCTCATCCATACCAACAGCAAACATCACTGTAATGGGTCTTGTTTATTGCGACGTCTGCTTTAACAACAGTTTCTCCAAACACAGCTACTTCATGCCCG gtgtTGAAGTGAGTATAATCTGCAGATTTAAGGCAGCTTCTTCAAGAACTAGAGAGATGCTAACGTTCTCTGCAAACCGAACTACGGACGAGCTTGGACTCTACAAGCTAGACATAACATCTGTGGAAGGCGTTTCTTGCGCAGCAGAAGACGACAAAGATTCTCTAATGGCTTCTTGTCAGGCAAGCTTGATCAGTAGCTCCTCGGAGTCCTGCAACGTTCCTGGCTACAAAACTACAACGGATCAGGTCGTGTTTGACTCCAAGATGTCTAATCTTTGTGTCTATGGATTTACCGCTTTGAATTTCAGACCGTTTGAGAAGAATATTGACTTGTGTGGCAAGTAA
- the LOC106446214 gene encoding double-stranded RNA-binding protein 5 isoform X3, whose protein sequence is MYKNQLQELAQRSCFSLPSYTCIREGPDHAPRFKASVNFNGEIFKSPTYCSTLRQAEHAAAEVSLNVLSSRVPSKSLTAKILDETGIYKNLLQETAHRAGLDLPMYTSVRSGSYHFPAFSCTVELAGMSFTGESAKTKKQAEKNAAIAAWSSLKKMASLDSMGGKENGEEKEQEVVARVLSRFKPKEVRRRETTNQWRRRTSQQDTNKDLSERLRWINLLTYEPSKSQASRTNLKQFKGISLQEAKEETEMMITTKSFPLPVAAHHKAKLNESSSGGCSNQIPFSDRGRFSFVGGCNRLAPAVQIRSVIPVFAAPASKPNPSPSTSSSSSSSINSCSVPKTPGLGGQEKNLTQTKKVDQTHD, encoded by the exons ATGTATAAGAATCAGCTGCAAGAGCTTGCACAGAGAAGCTGTTTCAGCTTACCATCATATACTTGCATAAGAGAAGGACCAGATCATGCTCCAAGATTCAAAGCTTCTGTCAACTTCAACGGTGAGATATTTAAGAGTCCCACTTACTGTTCCACTCTCAGACAAGCTGAGCATGCAGCTGCTGAAGTTTCACTAAATGTCCTTTCCTCTAGAGTCCCTTCTAAATCCTTGACTGCAAAGATTCTT GATGAGACAGGAATTTACAAGAACTTGCTACAAGAGACAGCACATAGAGCTGGTCTTGATCTGCCAATGTACACAAGTGTGAGATCAGGATCTTATCACTTCCCAGCTTTCTCTTGCACTGTGGAGCTTGCTGGGATGAGTTTCACTGGAGAATCAGCAAAGACAAAGAAACAAGCTGAGAAAAACGCAGCCATTGCAGCTTGGTCCTCTTTGAAAAAAA TGGCAAGCTTGGATTCTATGGGAGGAAAGGAAAATGGGGAAGAGAAGGAACAAGAAGTAGTAGCAAGAGTACTTTCAAGATTTAAACCCAAAGAAGTGAGAAGAAGAGAGACCACAAACcaatggagaagaagaacaagtcaACAAGATACAAACAAGGACTTGTCTGAGAGATTGAGATGGATCAATCTATTAACCTATGAACCTTCAAAAAGCCAGGCTTCAAGAACAAACCTT aaacaattcaaaggGATATCATTACAAGAAGCTAAGGAAGAGACAGAGATGATGATCACCACAAAGTCGTTTCCTTTGCCAGTGGCTGCTCATCATAAAGCCAAACTCAACGAATCATCGAGCGGCGGATGTAGTAACCAAATTCCATTTTCCGACAGAGGCAGGTTCAGTTTCGTCGGAGGTTGTAATAGGCTAGCTCCAGCGGTTCAGATCagatcagtgattccagttttcgcAGCTCCGGCATCAAAACCAAATCCTAGTCCTagca catcatcatcatcatcatcatctataaACTCTTGCTCTGTTCCAAAGACGCCGGGATTGGGAGGTCAAGAGAAGAATCTAACCCAAACGAAAAAAGTGGATCAAACCCATGATTAG
- the LOC106449654 gene encoding defensin-like protein 206, whose translation MAKNFNSVSFTILVLVLMMASTGILKTKALPGVECPVGSGCLLPSTRVFSQECGPAPFTGTDLDCCKCCTDTYGSPPVCFAVVEGTDLHCHCYQKKP comes from the exons ATGGCAAAGAACTTCAACTCTGTGAGCTTCACTATTCTCGTGCTTGTCCTCATGATGGCTTCTACCG GAATCCTCAAGACCAAGGCTCTGCCTGGGGTGGAGTGCCCAGTTGGAAGTGGATGCCTTCTCCCTTCTACACGTGTGTTCTCACAAGAGTGCGGGCCGGCGCCATTCACAGGTACAGATTTGGATTGTTGTAAATGTTGCACTGATACATACGGCTCTCCTCCAGTCTGTTTTGCGGTTGTTGAGGGAACCGATCTGCACTGCCATTGCTACCAAAAGAAGCCTTGA